One window of the Pseudomonas sp. S04 genome contains the following:
- a CDS encoding DegT/DnrJ/EryC1/StrS family aminotransferase: protein MSQQPFLPFSKPVIDEATIAAVGDVLRSGWITSGPKVQAFEAQLSEYFGGRPVRTFNSGTCTMEIALRIAGIGAGDEVITTPISWVATANVILEVGATPVFADIDPVTRNIDLDRLEAAITPRTKAIIPVYLAGLPLDMERLYGIARKHGLRIVEDAAQALGSSWNGQRIGATGDFVSFSFQANKNVTCSEGGCLVLNNAQEARLAEKYRLQGVTRSGFDGLDVDVLGGKFNMTDVAAAIGLGQFAGIEAITAHRRMLAQHYFACFGGDFEARYGAQLPPADFTQSNWHLFQLVLPERADGQPARATFMEKMQALGVGVGYHYPPIHLLSLYRERGFKDGMFPVAERVGRLIVSLPMFTSMSTDDVERVVAAVKAVLQK from the coding sequence ATGAGCCAACAGCCTTTTCTGCCGTTTTCCAAACCCGTCATCGATGAAGCCACTATTGCCGCCGTAGGCGATGTCCTGCGCTCCGGCTGGATCACCAGCGGGCCCAAGGTCCAGGCCTTCGAAGCCCAGCTGTCCGAGTATTTCGGCGGACGGCCGGTGCGTACGTTCAACTCGGGCACCTGCACCATGGAGATCGCCTTGCGCATCGCCGGGATCGGCGCCGGTGATGAAGTGATCACTACACCCATCTCGTGGGTGGCCACGGCCAACGTGATTCTCGAAGTCGGCGCCACCCCGGTGTTCGCCGACATCGACCCGGTCACCCGCAACATCGACCTGGACCGGCTCGAAGCCGCCATCACCCCGCGCACCAAGGCAATAATCCCGGTGTACCTGGCCGGGTTGCCGCTGGACATGGAGCGCCTGTACGGCATTGCGCGCAAGCACGGCCTGCGCATCGTCGAGGATGCCGCCCAAGCGCTGGGCTCAAGCTGGAATGGGCAGCGCATCGGGGCGACGGGGGACTTCGTGTCGTTCAGTTTCCAGGCGAACAAGAACGTCACCTGCTCGGAGGGCGGCTGCCTGGTGCTGAACAACGCGCAAGAAGCGCGGCTGGCCGAGAAGTACCGTCTGCAAGGCGTGACCCGCAGCGGTTTTGATGGCCTGGACGTGGACGTGCTGGGTGGCAAGTTCAACATGACCGACGTCGCCGCCGCCATCGGCCTGGGCCAGTTTGCCGGGATCGAGGCGATCACCGCCCATCGCCGCATGCTGGCGCAACATTACTTCGCGTGTTTTGGCGGTGATTTCGAGGCCCGGTACGGTGCACAGCTACCGCCGGCCGATTTCACCCAGAGCAACTGGCACCTGTTCCAGCTGGTGCTGCCAGAACGTGCGGATGGCCAACCGGCACGGGCCACGTTCATGGAAAAGATGCAGGCACTGGGAGTTGGCGTCGGCTATCACTACCCGCCGATTCATCTGCTGAGTCTGTACCGCGAGCGCGGTTTCAAGGACGGGATGTTCCCGGTGGCCGAGCGGGTTGGCCGGCTGATCGTGTCGCTGCCGATGTTCACGAGCATGAGCACCGATGATGTCGAGCGGGTTGTCGCGGCGGTAAAAGCAGTTCTACAAAAATGA
- the gcvT gene encoding glycine cleavage system aminomethyltransferase GcvT, whose protein sequence is MGQRTPLYDLHLALGAKMVDFGGWDMPLHYGSQVEEHHQVRRDCGVFDVSHMTVIDVSGPQAKAWLQYLLANDVERLHNCGRALYSTMLNERGGVVDDMIVYRLEDCYRLVVNAATRDQDLAWMQAQVGDYQVQLHERSELAMLAIQGPHARQKIAELVTQARGALIQQLKPFEGQYDGDWFIARTGYTGEDGLEIAMPASQAPGFFNDLVGAGISPIGLGARDTLRLEAGMNLYGQDIHQDVSPLASNMAWSIAWAPATRQFIGRAALEAELAAGVQHKLVGLVLEERGVLRAHQVVRIADVGEGEITSGSFSPTLSKSIALARVPMATADRAEVEIRGKWYPVRVVKPTFVRHGKTLI, encoded by the coding sequence ATGGGACAGCGTACGCCTCTGTATGACCTTCATCTCGCCCTCGGCGCGAAGATGGTCGATTTTGGCGGTTGGGATATGCCACTGCATTACGGCTCGCAGGTCGAGGAGCACCATCAGGTGCGTCGCGACTGTGGGGTTTTTGATGTGTCCCACATGACCGTGATCGATGTCAGCGGCCCCCAGGCAAAGGCCTGGCTCCAGTATTTACTGGCCAATGATGTCGAACGCCTGCACAACTGCGGCCGTGCCCTGTACAGCACCATGCTCAATGAGCGGGGCGGGGTGGTCGACGACATGATCGTCTATCGCCTGGAAGACTGTTACCGCCTGGTAGTGAACGCTGCCACTCGGGACCAGGACCTGGCCTGGATGCAGGCGCAAGTCGGCGACTATCAAGTGCAACTGCACGAGCGCAGCGAACTGGCGATGCTGGCCATCCAGGGCCCGCACGCTCGGCAGAAAATTGCCGAGCTGGTAACGCAGGCGCGCGGTGCACTGATCCAGCAACTCAAGCCCTTCGAAGGCCAGTACGACGGTGACTGGTTCATCGCCCGTACCGGCTATACCGGCGAAGACGGCCTGGAAATTGCCATGCCGGCCAGCCAGGCGCCGGGCTTTTTCAACGATCTGGTCGGTGCCGGCATTTCGCCCATCGGTCTCGGCGCGCGCGACACCTTGCGCCTTGAGGCGGGCATGAACCTTTATGGCCAGGACATCCACCAGGATGTTTCGCCACTGGCCTCGAACATGGCCTGGAGCATCGCCTGGGCACCGGCCACTCGTCAGTTCATCGGCCGGGCCGCGTTGGAGGCCGAGCTTGCCGCCGGCGTACAGCACAAACTGGTCGGCCTGGTACTCGAGGAACGTGGGGTTTTACGGGCGCACCAGGTGGTTCGTATCGCCGATGTTGGCGAAGGAGAGATCACCAGTGGTAGTTTCTCTCCTACGCTTAGCAAATCGATCGCCCTGGCGCGGGTGCCGATGGCTACCGCCGACCGCGCCGAAGTGGAAATCCGTGGCAAGTGGTACCCGGTCCGGGTGGTAAAACCGACCTTCGTGCGTCATGGCAAAACCTTGATCTAA
- a CDS encoding ABC transporter permease gives MAHPAQRRWYPLVFTVAALVLLPLSVLLLSWQSVDLQIWSHLWDTQMPRLLGNTLTLILGVGVGVTLLGVSLAWLTSLCEFPGRRWLDWALMLPFAIPAYVLAFVFVGLLDFSGPVQTLLREWFGSGLRLPRVRSTGGVILVLVLVFYPYVYLLARTAFLAQGKGLMEAARVLGQSPWQAFWRVALPMARPAIGAGVALALMETLADFGAVSVFNFDTFTTAIYKTWYGFFSLSSAAQLASLLLLVVMLLLYGERRARGASRASNERPRGKALYHLHGFKALAASSWCVLVFACAFVIPLLQLLAWFWQRGRFDLDERYAGLILHTLYLGAMAALITVSVALLLAFARRLAPTRAIRSGISVANIGYALPGSVLAVSIMLAFSYLDRELVVPLSSWLGGAGKPLLLGSLSALLLAYLVRFIAVAYGPLENSLARIRPSLPEAARSLGVSGPRLFFKVYLPLLLPGTLSAALLVFVDVLKEMPATLLMRPFGWDTLAVRIFEMTSEGEWARASLPALSLILVGLLPVIGLIRRSAQRIG, from the coding sequence TTGGCCCATCCCGCACAACGTCGCTGGTATCCGCTGGTTTTCACTGTCGCCGCCCTGGTGCTGCTGCCGCTGAGCGTACTGCTGCTGTCGTGGCAGAGCGTCGACCTGCAGATCTGGTCGCATCTGTGGGACACCCAGATGCCGCGTCTGCTGGGCAACACCTTGACCCTGATCCTCGGGGTTGGCGTTGGCGTCACGCTGCTGGGCGTCAGTCTGGCCTGGCTCACCAGCCTTTGCGAGTTTCCCGGCCGGCGCTGGCTGGACTGGGCATTGATGCTGCCCTTTGCCATTCCGGCCTACGTCCTGGCCTTCGTATTTGTCGGCTTGCTGGACTTCTCCGGCCCGGTACAGACCCTGCTGCGTGAATGGTTCGGCAGTGGCCTGCGCCTGCCACGGGTGCGCTCCACTGGCGGGGTGATACTGGTGCTGGTGCTGGTGTTCTATCCCTACGTCTACCTGCTCGCCCGCACGGCGTTCCTGGCCCAGGGCAAGGGCTTGATGGAAGCGGCGCGGGTGCTCGGCCAATCCCCCTGGCAAGCCTTCTGGCGAGTGGCCCTGCCTATGGCGCGACCGGCGATCGGTGCCGGTGTGGCCTTGGCATTGATGGAGACCCTGGCGGACTTCGGCGCGGTCTCGGTGTTCAACTTCGATACCTTCACCACTGCGATCTACAAGACCTGGTATGGCTTCTTCAGCCTGTCCAGCGCGGCCCAACTGGCCAGCCTGTTGCTGCTGGTGGTGATGCTGTTGCTGTACGGCGAGCGCCGTGCCCGGGGCGCCAGCCGAGCGAGCAACGAGCGGCCACGGGGCAAGGCGCTCTATCACCTGCATGGCTTCAAGGCGCTGGCGGCCAGCAGTTGGTGTGTCCTGGTGTTCGCCTGCGCATTTGTCATTCCCTTGCTGCAACTGCTGGCGTGGTTCTGGCAGCGCGGGCGCTTCGATCTCGACGAGCGGTATGCCGGGCTGATCCTGCACACCCTGTACCTGGGCGCCATGGCCGCGCTGATCACCGTCAGCGTCGCGCTGCTCCTGGCGTTCGCCCGGCGCCTGGCACCGACCCGGGCGATCCGCTCCGGGATCAGCGTGGCCAATATCGGCTACGCCTTGCCCGGCTCGGTGCTGGCGGTGTCGATCATGCTGGCGTTCAGTTACCTGGACCGTGAACTGGTGGTGCCCCTGTCGAGCTGGCTGGGGGGTGCCGGTAAACCGCTGCTGCTGGGCAGTCTTTCGGCCTTGCTGCTGGCGTACCTGGTGCGGTTCATCGCGGTGGCCTACGGGCCGCTGGAAAACAGCCTGGCGCGGATTCGCCCCTCATTGCCGGAAGCCGCCCGCAGCCTGGGGGTGAGTGGGCCACGACTGTTTTTCAAAGTGTATCTGCCATTGTTGCTGCCCGGCACCCTGAGCGCAGCGCTGCTGGTGTTCGTCGATGTGCTCAAGGAAATGCCGGCGACCTTGCTGATGCGCCCGTTTGGCTGGGACACGCTGGCTGTGCGGATTTTCGAAATGACCAGTGAAGGCGAATGGGCGCGGGCCTCGTTGCCCGCCTTGAGCCTGATTCTGGTGGGCCTGTTACCGGTGATTGGCTTGATCCGGCGTTCGGCTCAGCGAATCGGTTAG
- a CDS encoding extracellular solute-binding protein, whose amino-acid sequence MLAPKRLLTAIALTLIGTTAQAADEVVVYSSRIDELIKPVFDAYTEKTGVKVKFITDKEAPLMQRIKAEGENATADLLLTVDAGNLWQAEQMGILQPFTSKVIDTNIPLQYRAASHAWTGLSLRARTLAYSTERVKAEEMTTYEALADKKWEGRLCLRTAKKVYNQSLTATLIETHGAGKTEEIIKGWVNNLATDVFSDDTAVLEAIAAGQCDVGIVNTYYYGRLHKQKPELPVKLFWPNQADRGVHVNLSGIGLTKHAPHPEAAKALVEWMTTAEAQKIFADVNQEFPANPNVKPSAEVEAWGKFIPDTLPVEVAGLRQAEAIRLMDRAGWN is encoded by the coding sequence ATGTTGGCACCGAAGCGTCTACTGACAGCCATCGCCCTGACCCTGATTGGCACCACGGCGCAGGCCGCCGACGAAGTTGTGGTCTACTCCTCGCGTATCGATGAGCTGATCAAGCCGGTCTTCGATGCCTACACCGAGAAAACCGGTGTCAAAGTGAAGTTCATCACCGACAAGGAAGCGCCGCTGATGCAGCGCATCAAGGCCGAAGGTGAAAACGCCACCGCCGACCTGCTGCTGACCGTCGACGCCGGCAACCTTTGGCAGGCCGAGCAGATGGGCATCCTGCAGCCGTTCACCTCGAAGGTGATCGATACCAACATTCCCCTGCAATACCGCGCCGCGTCCCACGCCTGGACTGGCCTGAGCCTGCGCGCACGGACGCTGGCCTACTCCACCGAGCGGGTCAAGGCTGAGGAAATGACTACCTACGAAGCCCTGGCCGACAAGAAGTGGGAAGGTCGCCTGTGCCTGCGCACAGCGAAGAAGGTCTACAACCAGTCGTTGACCGCGACCCTGATCGAAACCCATGGCGCCGGCAAGACCGAGGAAATCATCAAGGGCTGGGTCAACAACCTCGCCACTGACGTGTTCTCCGATGACACCGCCGTGCTCGAAGCCATCGCCGCCGGGCAGTGCGACGTCGGCATCGTCAACACCTACTACTACGGCCGCCTGCACAAGCAGAAGCCGGAACTGCCGGTCAAACTGTTCTGGCCAAACCAGGCCGACCGTGGCGTGCACGTCAACCTGTCGGGCATTGGCCTGACCAAACATGCGCCACACCCGGAAGCCGCCAAGGCCCTGGTGGAGTGGATGACCACTGCCGAAGCCCAGAAGATCTTCGCCGACGTCAACCAGGAGTTCCCGGCCAACCCGAACGTCAAGCCGTCGGCTGAAGTCGAGGCCTGGGGCAAATTCATCCCGGACACCCTGCCGGTCGAAGTGGCTGGCCTGCGCCAGGCCGAAGCGATTCGCCTGATGGACCGCGCCGGCTGGAACTGA
- the gcvH gene encoding glycine cleavage system protein GcvH, whose translation MSDIPADLRFAESHEWARLEADGSVTVGISDHAQEALGDVVFVELTEVGTAFGAGDQAGVVESVKAASDIYSPVAGEVIAINQELSANPELLNSDPYGAWIFKLKPSNSADLDKLLDAAGYKAAIGE comes from the coding sequence ATGAGCGATATCCCTGCCGACCTGCGTTTTGCCGAAAGTCACGAATGGGCCCGTCTGGAAGCCGATGGCAGCGTGACCGTGGGCATCAGCGATCATGCCCAGGAAGCCTTGGGTGACGTGGTCTTCGTTGAGCTGACCGAAGTGGGCACTGCGTTCGGCGCTGGCGATCAGGCGGGCGTGGTGGAGTCGGTCAAGGCTGCCTCGGACATCTACTCCCCGGTTGCCGGCGAAGTGATCGCGATCAACCAAGAACTGAGCGCCAACCCCGAGCTGCTCAACTCCGACCCGTACGGTGCGTGGATCTTCAAGCTCAAGCCAAGCAACAGCGCCGACCTCGACAAATTGCTCGACGCGGCTGGCTACAAGGCGGCCATCGGCGAGTAA